Part of the Henckelia pumila isolate YLH828 chromosome 2, ASM3356847v2, whole genome shotgun sequence genome is shown below.
AGAATCCCATGACCAGAGGTGAAATTACATCACCGGTGAATACACTTGTATTTTgacttttgattttaaaaatccTGCAGTGCAAAATATATCTACGGAAAACAAGAAAAGATGTCCATACCCATAATTCACAGCCCAAAGTAAGCCTGTCATTTGTGGATATTACAGGAAGAACCAGACTCTCGAGGGGAATATCTGAGACACGTGAAAATAGAAAAATTGCAGCATCTAAAGACTGAAAGAATATCCTTGCTCCAGCAAAGAAAAAATTCCCTATACTGCAAATTAGACAGGAACTACTTAATGGTGATGGACAGACTAAAATCAAGATTGTGTGAATGGATTTTTTCCCTTGGGTGTCGAAATGATAAATAAGAgagcaaataaaaaaaataaaataaattcatatataaCAAAGTAAATCAGAAAGAAACTTAATAGGATTAACCTGTAGATCATGGTATGATGGCTGATGCTGATAAATTATGACTATAAAAGATTTCTATCCAGCATAGTCCAAGTCAAGGCCACTTTTTCGTTGCACAGTTCTCCAGGTCTACTACTATAAGCTAAATCTCTAAATGGAATCAAACAAGCATGCCAGATTTTGTTCTGATAAAACTTTTCTCGCATATTCCATTTTTAAAAGATAACTATTATTGTATATTTAATGTCCTAACATCAAGAATGTATTGTTTACACGTCTGGGAAAAATTTTGGTGAAACTCAGTAAGCAGTGGATCCAATTCTTTTTGGAATCGAAGTAGATTCTTTTCAACTATGCATAGAGTTTTTTCCACCAAAACCCCCTTAGAGATATAAAAAATGCATACTTCACCCCcatgaaaattaaataagtgTCTTAGCCTTtgactttttataaaatttgcatgATTTGCCCTTGCTAACGCAATTTGTTGAACACACGTCCATGTTGCAgctaaaaaaacaaattttgggcAATATTATGTCGAATTTACAAAGATGACCTTTCATTAATTTATAACATTTTCCAGATCTGCACAATATATCTATCTGAATATAATTTTACAGATCCACATAACAAAGTTGAGTGCTCGAATATTACATGGTTTCTTTCTGAGGAAATCTTAACTCAATGTTGGGCTTCACATTGGTTTCTAATCCGCAGCACGTATGTGGGTTCAAAAATTCGCATTAGTAACGGTAGATCGTgcaatttttataaaaagtcAAGGGTTAGGACGCCTAATTGTAATTTTCATGGGGATGAAACAcgtattttcaaaatttcactAGGGGTTTTGGTGCAAAAAACTCAAAAAACTTTTAATGAGATGAGGATCAATTATGTAGATCTGATGATTCTTTAGTGGAAATGGAATTCTGAAAGAGGAGAGAGCTGTATTGAAACAGATGATGCAAAGCCAGTTGGCACTTAATGTTCTTATAgttaaatcatatcatatatataaaatgaaaTCAAGGACAAGTTAGTAGAATTATTATGGCTGTTACAATAACATGTAGCtcaaaaaagaacaaaaaaaagtCCTACAGTTCACACATGCATAATGACTTGACTTAAAACATCAAGCAATAAGAAAATTTCATCTGCTGGGTGAACATAATAAAATAATCCTAATTTCCCATACGATGGTTCTAGAAATAGTGACTTGGGGAAGGGGAAAGGAGAATCATATAAAGAAGGGAGTTGGCTAGGATTAGGGGATTATtattcgttttttttttctcaatatcAAGACTAGCTTAGGCTAGGGAAACTAGCATTTAGCTAGGGTTGCAGCTTGTAATACAGAGTTTTATCTCTGGGAAAGAATTTCTTGTTCGAGTTTGTTCAATCAATATTAATTCAAAGTGTTTTTGACATAAATTCTTGTGGCCAAGTAACCAGTAGCCTAACAGTATGTGTCAGAAAAGGTTTCAGATATAAAATGCTTTCCACACACTTACATAGCAACGTGGCACCATTTTGGAAATTCTGCTTAAAACTTAATGATTATGTTCCCGTAGAAAAAAGTCGCTAAATCTACCTGAATTGGGTTTCATCATTTACAATCCAGCAATGAAGTCCACCCGaaattttcataatataatgGTTTTGTTAGGCTATCTAGAAGTGGGACTTATAGTTAGTGCACATCACGCTAACACAAAAGAAGAAGCATTAACACGTGAATTTAACATTTTATtgatttcatcgggataggaGAAAGTATTGTCAATTCTGTAAAGCTGCCTGCTAGGTGTCAGTTGGATCAGAAAAAAAATTGGTACCAAGAAAACTTCAATCACACGAATTCAATTCCAGTGGTTAGGCAGTTTACAGAAGCATACTGATATGTCCAGAAATAGTGAAATACCTCCCATTGCTGAAACAGAAAGATTCCTCTGAACGCCTAAGGATCTGcataaatttgtatttttaactCACCTATATGTGGACTGTGGAGTATGTACCATGAAGCATATATATTTCGATCATGGTTATGAAAGAAGAAGATTTTGATGACAATGGGCCCTCTTAATCAACCAGAAGtatttccaaaattaatttatgtGTTTACATGTTCTATGAAAAAGTAACACGACAAACTGATCATCACAATAGGAAAATAACTCGGTTCACAGAAGTGAGGTAACAAAAACCACGGACTCTGAAACATGAAACATGAGCTTTCTTTTAAATGCTAAGAAATAACATTTGGTAAATAAAAATATCCAGTATCAAATATCCAATACGTCAGTGTTAATTAATTTACTCTCATTCTGCAACCTCCTCGAAACATTTGAACCTTGTAAACCTCCAAAGTAGTTAATTCATTATGTCTTTACCTATTCTTCACAGAACTAACTGAAATCCTATTTAGTATTCACATCAGAAGATAATCACCTTTTCATGGATACTTGAAGTTAGAGGCTCCATAGCATGGAAGAAAATCATTTCAAGATCAATaaatgagaattaattgaagATGCATTAACTTCTATTGACATATAACTCGTTGAGCAGTTTCCAACCAATTACTAGCATAATCTTTTCATTACATTATAACTTTCTTTTAACAATATTACATAACTTCTAAAGATAACATGCACGTGTTGAAATCAAGAGACCTGGTCCTGGAAATAAACCAAAAATGCTCGAATAGTTTCCCGGTAGGGTTTTGAGACGCCTATCCATAGTAAATGAGTCCCTTCCACCACATCGTACCTGTTGACTTGAAAACTTATCAAGTTAGCACTTGCCACTGCATACACAGTAAACTATAGCAAGTATTTACTGCAGAATGAAATAGATAAATGGTGCCATGAACTGGCCACGGTAAAAGAAAATGTGAATGTAAACCCATGGGATGATGCAGTTGTTAGACATGGAAACAACCCTACAGCAAATAAGCCATTAAAATGAATAATTCATGCAAACTTGTGCTTACTACTACCATTCagattttgaactttgtgcaTCAATAGGTAGCCGATGACCAAGCAATGTCCGCACAGCAAGAGCCTCGGAGGTACTTTGATCAGACAGTCTCAAGCACCTTGACCGAATGTCTCCAACGGCAGGACCACCTGCAGGCATTTCCATCAAATAAGTccacaaaaaattataaacaaGCCGGACATAACTGAACCAAACACATCTTCCTAGCACTTTAGCTCTAAAACCTAGCTTTATTCTGAAAGATGTATATAAAACAAAACTGTGTTTTTACTAGCTCGTCATTTATTTCATTAGCTTTCAACGATAACAATTTTCTGATACTTTCTTTAAATCTATCTTGTTCACCAAAGGCCAGCCACAATATCATAAGCCTCTTAAAAAGGGTGATCAATATAAGACAAGAAGAAATGAAAAGCGTCTAAATAAACCAAAAAAACTCAAAGTTAACTAATGAAACACACCAAGAACACGGACAATCTCCGCTGTGCTTCCTCCGTCATCAGAAACAGGGAGCACATGAGCCACACGAGTAGTTAACTTCTTAAGCTCTTCCACAACACCATTAAAGGCCGTTCCACCTGCAACACTGGAAATTATTAGACagatgttaaaattttatatgatatgttTCTATTCCAGAAAGTCCCAAAATGGGTATCAACTATTTCACATGGCCATGGGCCACACCGATGAACCCGTCTAATGTCACAAACTTAAGTAATAAGTGAACTCAAACTCTCAAACACGTACACATTAGTGATAATTAACACATTAATATGATTGTATACATATAAAAAGAACAGAGTTTCTGGATAACAACCGATTCTGTAACAAGAAGAGCGGTCGTTCTTTCAAAGAGCGCTTATTCTCCTTCATGTACAGCCTATTCCCCCTAACCCTAATCAGGCCAGGAAAGGTAGGAATGTAATGCAGCACAATCATATCGTGCTTCGGTTTTTAAATCTTATCCAAAGGTTATTTGAAAACCCCTATACCTACGAACCATCTTAATTCCCACTCTATGTACTTGGGTACGCAACTAATCAGCACATTACATAGAGTGAAGTATGTAGATTTAAGTCAATCTTTGAAAATGAAAGTTACAAGACAATCTGCTTCAAAACAATGATTAGTAGAAATCTGTTCAGGATTATGTAGTTTGATAATCCAAGAAAATCTTAATATAAGACTAGGAAATCCCATTAAGGCAATCTTGGAAACGAGTGAAAATCATAGAAGTGTGATTCTAAGAACTCATAAATcacaaagagaaaggaaagacaATAATCTCAGCATTCGAAACACCCAACTCCCTTCTTTCACATTCCATGAACAAATAAAAAGTATTTAGTTAGGTTCATAAATTCATGTGTTACATGTACAAGtgcaatttttctgaaaatgCAAGTTGTGGTCCAAAATATGTGAATCACACATTCCCAACTCACCTCATTCTGGTTTTTGAGTCCGCCCCGTTCACTGAAAGGGAAGAcaacatatttatttacatacCTAGAATGACCAACTGACACATCAGATTTCTACCTCAACACATAATAAGATCTTGATTGGAACATGCCAGCATGAGTCCTTTCTGTTTAGTGTTAATACAATTGCTGAGTCCTTGATACAATGATTTGGGCCTTGGTCGCCCTTCAACAAAAAGCATTATGTTGGCTAATACTTATAGTTCAAAATTTCAGAGAGGAGTCCTTAAATCGGCTACTAAGATTTAGCTTCACAAGGACTCTGAGTCCTCATGCTGACGATGAAAGTTAAATGCCACGAGGACCACAAGTCCTCAAGTCGGGAACCAATGTCACGCCCTGAGTGCGGAGCCGATGACACCGGCATCAccaaattatatattcaaaaaacAACGAGCCTCGGAAAGTTTATTCATTCCATGAAAACTGAAAATGTTGTCTTTACGTCTGAAATTTAATCGAAATTACAGCAGCAGAAAATACATGCTAAAACATAAACAGTAGTGGGTTTGTTACAACAACGGAGTTTAAACCTAAGACTTAAAATAACATAATAGCAGCAACATTTCTCTTGTCATTCTTTCCACAACAGATCTATCATCctcaaaactcaatcgattcttaCTCTAATTCGTTATCATTCTTATATGGAAGAGGGGAGTGAGTGACATGGGAAACCACTCAATAAGCGGGGATAATTCTTCCAGTTTTAAACGTTTTTAAACAAAAGTAAATATAAATATCGCTGGAGTAGCAAAACTCAAATATCATAACCGGTATCTGAACAAGATctcatataaaaaaatatgcacTAAATAAAATTATGTCCCTCATAGCATATCAATCTCCTTCCTATTTTTATTCATATAAAAGGTGAGGCCAATAACCATTGTAGGACCGGAGCGGTTGCCGCTTTAGCAAAAGTTATAGCTAGTgataatggtgcaactcaaatcttttaaactacaCAACAGCCCAAACGTCATGATTCGATCGCTCTATCCAGcagagacaattattgcaccccaacaATCATGTAGTTAATAACCAAAATTCGTATACAAAAGACCACTTACAATTGTTGGTGATTGGTCCCTGAAGTGTTTGAAGATGTTTTAAACATTATAGCACTTCAAAAATCGCCTTTTTCATAGCTTGAACTTGAAGGATTCTATGCGAGAATTTGCTTGAAGTTTTGGGTGTACTTTTAACATTATACGTGTTTGGTATTTATAAGAGTTCAAAAGGGTGGTTACCACGCATTATTACCTCTCATTATCTCTATTAACTACCTATTACTAGCCCTATGAACATCCTCGTCAATTGCCTCCATAAATCCTTCCTTGTAATGGTAGAAAGAACCTCTAATCATCACAATTTAATACCCATAATCTCCATTAACTACCTATCACTAGCCCCATGATCATCCACGTGATttatttccataacttctctcAAGTAATGGTAGAAAAAAGGGGGAAAGTTGGTGGGTTTAACTCTTTGCCATTGTCCTCACAGCTAAAGTTAAATTTTATCATGACACTGAGCCCTCACATCATCTAGTagttaaaaaattcaaattggcTTATACTTATAGTTCAATAGAACCTTGAGTTCTCACATCCGATGTCATGGGAAAATTTGACATACTATTGTTGAACTAATgccttttttaatttatttacatATGATATGACTTAATATAAACAAATTATATAAAACACAAGGACAGACATCAAAAGAGAGAAGTTTTACTTAACATATGTGCATTTCAATTATACAAGTCTATATATTGGACTTGGGCTTAAAGGCCTTATAAGGAACGTCCTTACCGCAGCCCAAAGGTCTAGAAAGTACATGCCTTGCCCTCCAGACAATACGTATAAACCTTGAATTGGGATGTTCGACCTTCGAAGGCGAGATGGGGACAAAAACAAAGCCCAATCGGCCACCAGATTAAAAGAATTCCATTGATTGGAAGAAGTCCTTTCGCGCACCGAATCACAGGCTACAAGCTGAGTAACAAAGATAAAAAGCCGAAAATGAAATGCCGAGGCTTATCTCGGGGATTACTACTTTCTTGCTGAGTCTAAAGTGACATAGCAAATTGTCTTGAATGAGATGAACAATATCGTGTGACCAAACCACCAATATTccattttcaatttttgaggCCAGGAGCAATCCATATACTACTTCTCAATTCCTTGGAACAAGAACCAGGGTTCAAGAGGCTTGACAAAGAATAAAAACTCCATTATCCAAAATTTGTCAGAGCTTGAACTATGCTCCAAAAACTGGTATTCGAGGCAAGCAACAAAATAAATAGCTTGATCTTCATATCTTTTAAATAATCCGGCTGACACAAGGAATCCCAGGTCATGCCATGACAATTCTGTGCAGCAAATCATCAGCTCATCAAAACCTAGAGGTACGTTGACTCTGAGATGAGATACAGTAAAATAACTGGATAGGATTCGGAAAAACAGGACCCTTCCAAATATGACAGATTTTCGATGAAAagtttatatttgaaatttttggatgaTTTCACCTTATTCTACTCGAAAGAGATCAATCTGTGTACTTGCATGTCTCGTAACTCATAatagataaaatttataaaaaaaataataactcaATACAACGTTGGGGCAGATTTCATCAACACCCAAAAATGCGAAAACCTACATAAAGTAGTTGTATTTAAAACTCTGTGTTTTTAAAGTATGGCCATGCAACATTAGGCCATGCTTTCGGGCTAGCATTAATTGACATCTTTTACTATcttttactatattattaagtcTAAGCACCCTATACAAACCGTTTATGGTGTCATGGTGAATTTTCACCTATTTATTCCTTTTATACCCCTACATACACTATATCTCTCCAAACTTCCTCCCCACTTCTTACGCCTTTCAACAAACCTCCATCTCTCTCCAAACTTTCTCTCCACTACTTAGGCCTTGCAACAGActccatatatattttttacactatatttttctgaatttatttttatttctgttttGTGTAGTTATAAGTTTCAACCTTTTGATACATTCATTTTTTTAAGTAGCAATACATCTCTTATTCACTTAATTATATGTTATCACATACATACATAATTATAAACATAGATACTTTTAAATGTCTAATTTTCGTCATTTTCATGTTTTAGCAAAGCACGATCTCAAAATGTCGATTAGAATGTAGAATTGATCAGGATAGCGCAGCCTTGAGCTCAACCGATCAGCCAATCTAACAGATTACTTTTGTATGCCTGTGGTAGCTTGAAGGAAAGACTTCAGGTCTACTTTTGAGGGCCCAAATTATTCGAATCATGGTAAATTTGGAAATATCCAGAAAGATTAAGGCAGAGCCACGCAAATCTCAAAGGCATACGTCATACGAAGCTCGTATCGAATGAGCAAAACGATGGTATGTGTTACTCCTTAAAAGGAAAGAAAAACCTTTTATGCATTTATAAATGGATCAcggataacataaataaaagcaTTCTCGTTTTCATTTACAAATAGCACATAGCATACTCCAAAAACTTTTTCCGACGATCCCCAACTTGAGCATCGAATATGCGTCACCTCAGAACAACTGAATGGGTTctaacatgattttttttttgctgtTTCAGGCCACAGTCACTTAAAAATCGAGCATCGTGGGGAATTTTCAGAGAATTTGGCTGCATCATTTGAGAATACTGGAATGACTTAAAAATAGCATTTTcttctgtttttaaaaaaaaaatctttaattgGTGTGTAAAATTCCAATTCCAATAACTAAGAATGCAATTCTTGATTGTAGATAAGAAAACAAAACGAAATTCGAAAGCGGCATATAAGATATAAAACAAGAACCCACGTGAACGAAGAAACAATTTAATGACGTACAAATGCATTGTAAAAAGATGAACGGATTCCATGATTCCACAACTAACAAATCATTTCACTTACCTTTTTCTCGAAAACCcagcaaaaaaaaataattcgaaACATGAATAAAGGAGGGAGGAAAAAACTAGACCTGAGAAAACCAGCAAAGATGGGTGATTGGAATCGTCGTTTGGAGTAGCGGAGGCAGATGAACAGGGATAGTGGATAGTGTCAGTTCTGAAAGGGGGAACGGCCGCCATGCAAGAGAAGTGGGACGAAGGATTTCTTGCGTGGGAGACGAATAATGGGAATGGAATTGGGAAATTTCGGGTATAAATAAGAGGAGAATTAGAAGTTGAGGGGAGCAAGGAAAGCGGGGGTCCCATTCCCAAGCAACTGTCCGCCAT
Proteins encoded:
- the LOC140884670 gene encoding uncharacterized protein YNL011C — encoded protein: MADSCLGMGPPLSLLPSTSNSPLIYTRNFPIPFPLFVSHARNPSSHFSCMAAVPPFRTDTIHYPCSSASATPNDDSNHPSLLVFSGGTAFNGVVEELKKLTTRVAHVLPVSDDGGSTAEIVRVLGGPAVGDIRSRCLRLSDQSTSEALAVRTLLGHRLPIDAQSSKSEWYDVVEGTHLLWIGVSKPYRETIRAFLVYFQDQILRRSEESFCFSNGSIGNFFFAGARIFFQSLDAAIFLFSRVSDIPLESLVLPVISTNDRLTLGCELWDGTIIRGQNEISHPTNGCTEPINKNNSSVPPLSSRIKRVFYMSSEGSNLLHEVFPSVNPTVLEQLSSVDGIVFAMGSLFTSICPSLVLLGIGELISTRSCPKVLLLNGTHDRETSGFTASCFVTAITNALNRTYGDPHNRLINQPNQYINTIFVPKDGQIPLDIDCLAAQGIFNVVTIDSSSDSKGSILFDPASLIQSLSDLLTGCTSKNVAGM